One genomic segment of Clostridiales bacterium includes these proteins:
- the trxA gene encoding thioredoxin yields MEDKNIVILTDDNFKVEVIDSNIPVVVDFWATWCMPCRMFSPIFEEVAQEYKGKVKFCKLDTDANPQTSMEYGIRSIPTVGYFKKGEKTKGTVGVLSKDQFKNAVNTLL; encoded by the coding sequence ATGGAAGATAAAAACATAGTTATTCTGACAGATGACAATTTCAAGGTTGAGGTAATAGATTCAAACATTCCGGTGGTTGTGGATTTTTGGGCTACATGGTGTATGCCATGCAGGATGTTTTCACCGATATTTGAAGAAGTAGCACAGGAATATAAGGGAAAAGTGAAGTTCTGTAAACTTGATACCGACGCAAATCCGCAGACATCTATGGAATATGGAATAAGAAGCATTCCGACTGTAGGATATTTTAAAAAAGGGGAAAAGACAAAAGGTACGGTGGGAGTATTATCCAAAGACCAATTTAAAAATGCCGTCAATACTTTATTATAG
- a CDS encoding DNA glycosylase, with protein MEYKVSEGENCVIIDGVRDFDLKHIFDCGQCFRWYEEKDGSYTGTAFGRVINVQKQGNLLIINNSDLDDFKNLWFRYFDLGRDYGRIKEVLSKDEVLNEAIKFGGGIRILRQDEWEILISFMLSTNNRIPMIKRAIKSLSEKYGKPIEYKGNTYFSFPEPSKIADADISEIEKCHTGFRAKFIKGAAVAVNDGDLDLYNLDKIGYSKARDELMELKGVGPKVSDCILLFSMGYYEAFPVDVWIKRVMQFFYLTQDDSLKKIEIFAQNKFKELAGFAQEYLFYYARECKSREISDK; from the coding sequence TTGGAATACAAGGTAAGCGAAGGAGAAAACTGCGTTATTATAGATGGTGTGAGGGACTTTGATCTTAAACACATATTCGATTGCGGACAATGCTTCAGATGGTATGAGGAAAAAGACGGAAGCTATACCGGTACGGCATTTGGAAGGGTAATAAATGTGCAAAAGCAGGGAAATCTGCTTATTATAAATAACAGCGATCTCGACGATTTCAAAAACTTATGGTTCAGATATTTCGATTTAGGGAGGGATTACGGCAGGATTAAAGAAGTTTTGTCGAAGGATGAAGTGCTGAACGAGGCCATAAAATTTGGAGGCGGCATCAGGATATTAAGGCAGGACGAATGGGAGATACTTATCTCTTTTATGCTATCGACCAACAACAGGATACCGATGATTAAAAGGGCCATAAAGTCCCTGTCGGAAAAGTATGGGAAACCCATAGAATACAAGGGAAATACATATTTCAGTTTTCCGGAGCCGTCCAAGATAGCAGATGCCGATATAAGCGAAATTGAAAAGTGCCATACAGGATTCAGGGCAAAATTTATAAAAGGCGCGGCTGTGGCAGTCAATGATGGGGATTTGGATTTGTATAATTTAGATAAAATCGGATATTCAAAAGCTAGAGATGAGCTTATGGAGCTTAAGGGTGTCGGTCCCAAAGTATCCGATTGCATATTGCTTTTTTCGATGGGATATTACGAGGCATTTCCCGTAGATGTCTGGATAAAAAGGGTGATGCAGTTTTTTTATTTAACACAGGATGACAGTTTAAAGAAGATTGAAATCTTTGCGCAGAATAAATTTAAAGAACTTGCAGGCTTCGCACAGGAGTACCTTTTCTATTATGCAAGGGAATGCAAAAGCAGGGAGATTTCAGATAAATAA
- a CDS encoding radical SAM protein, giving the protein MKSVDVLFINPYWSKLGESIEHMGFAYMAATLRKSGFSVVIADAPINSWNNEQTIENVKKYSPSIIGVSIPFQDGAEDAFELIKMLGKNFTCHISLGGIYPTFEYESILRDYPEIDSIVLGEGEETILDLTDTVKNNLPLSSVSGLAIRQNGKIIKTKMRPLVEDLDSLPFPERDTLPAVIKKVNFASIVSGRGCYGRCSFCSVDGFYSAFGPKLRLRSAKNVVDEMEMLTGGYNVHNFMFNDANFIGGIGRGKDRAFEIADEILTRKIKCEFRIQCRANDVDEDLFKKLKEAGLSRVYIGIESGSQPQLDRYRKDITVRENMKALLILRNLGLFAKLGFIMFDRESNLDDLFNNINFIKTVKKMFDKDKLGYIYPISKLMPLSGSAAKDKLFNDGLLKGNYKNFSYDFKDKKIETIYNMMKKSSSFIWGIKSKIKSSKDTDSDWTGGWTKWDEKKVSE; this is encoded by the coding sequence ATGAAAAGTGTTGATGTATTATTCATAAATCCATACTGGAGCAAGCTCGGTGAAAGCATCGAGCATATGGGGTTTGCTTATATGGCTGCGACATTGAGGAAATCCGGTTTCAGTGTCGTAATAGCCGATGCCCCCATAAATTCATGGAATAACGAGCAGACAATTGAAAATGTAAAAAAGTATTCTCCTTCAATCATCGGCGTAAGCATACCATTTCAGGATGGCGCAGAGGATGCATTCGAGCTTATCAAAATGCTTGGAAAAAATTTTACATGCCATATATCCTTAGGGGGGATTTATCCTACATTTGAATATGAATCCATTTTGAGGGATTACCCAGAGATAGATTCCATCGTACTAGGCGAAGGAGAAGAGACTATTTTAGACTTAACAGACACTGTTAAAAATAATCTGCCACTATCTAGCGTAAGCGGATTAGCCATAAGACAAAACGGTAAAATAATAAAGACAAAAATGCGCCCGTTAGTTGAAGATTTAGACAGCCTTCCTTTTCCCGAAAGGGATACGCTGCCTGCTGTAATAAAAAAGGTCAATTTTGCCTCGATCGTATCAGGCAGAGGATGCTACGGAAGATGCAGTTTCTGCAGCGTCGACGGCTTTTATTCAGCCTTCGGCCCAAAGCTCAGGCTAAGGAGCGCCAAAAATGTGGTAGATGAAATGGAGATGCTTACAGGAGGATACAATGTCCACAATTTCATGTTTAATGATGCAAACTTTATAGGCGGCATCGGCCGTGGAAAAGATAGGGCATTTGAAATCGCCGATGAAATATTAACAAGGAAAATAAAATGTGAATTCAGAATACAGTGCAGGGCAAACGATGTGGATGAAGATCTCTTTAAAAAGCTTAAGGAAGCCGGATTATCAAGGGTATATATAGGCATCGAATCAGGTTCCCAGCCACAGCTTGACAGGTATAGAAAAGATATTACCGTAAGAGAAAATATGAAAGCCCTCTTGATATTGAGGAATCTCGGGCTATTTGCCAAATTGGGATTTATAATGTTTGACAGGGAGTCGAACCTCGATGACCTTTTCAACAACATCAATTTCATTAAAACTGTTAAAAAAATGTTTGATAAAGATAAGCTCGGTTACATATACCCTATAAGCAAACTTATGCCCCTGTCCGGAAGCGCCGCAAAGGATAAACTCTTTAATGACGGTTTGCTCAAGGGCAATTACAAAAACTTTTCATACGATTTTAAAGATAAAAAGATCGAGACCATCTATAATATGATGAAAAAATCATCATCCTTCATCTGGGGCATAAAGAGCAAAATCAAAAGCAGCAAAGATACGGATTCAGACTGGACCGGCGGCTGGACAAAATGGGATGAAAAAAAGGTTTCCGAATGA